The following proteins are encoded in a genomic region of Pungitius pungitius chromosome 19, fPunPun2.1, whole genome shotgun sequence:
- the zic1 gene encoding zinc finger protein ZIC 1 has product MLLDAGPQYPTIGVTTFGSSRHHSTGEVTEREVALGINPFADGMGAFKINHSSHDIGSGQTAFSSQAPGYAAAALGHHHHPTHVGSYSTAAFNSTRDFLFRNRGFGDATGAQHSLFASGSFAGPHGHSDAAGHLLFPGLHEQAASHASSNVVNSQMRLGFSGDMYGRADQYGHVTSPRSDHYASTQLHGYGPMNMNMAAHHGAGAFFRYMRQPIKQELICKWIEPEQLTNPKKSCNKTFSTMHELVTHLTVEHVGGPEQTNHICFWEECAREGKPFKAKYKLVNHIRVHTGEKPFPCPFPGCGKVFARSENLKIHKRTHTGEKPFKCEFEGCDRRFANSSDRKKHMHVHTSDKPYLCKMCDKSYTHPSSLRKHMKVHESTNPAPQPSPAASSGYESSTPPTIVSPSTENQSTSSISPAASAVHHTTSHSTLSSNFNEWYV; this is encoded by the exons ATGCTCTTGGACGCAGGACCGCAGTATCCCACCATAGGAGTCACTACTTTCGGCTCCTCGCGGCATCACTCAACAGGCGAagtcacagagagagaagttgcGTTGGGGATCAATCCGTTCGCGGATGGGATGGGCGCCTTCAAAATAAACCACAGCTCCCACGACATCGGCTCCGGACAAACGGCGTTTTCCTCCCAGGCACCCGGCTACGCAGCGGCCGCCCTGGGACACCATCACCACCCGACCCACGTTGGCTCTTACTCCACGGCGGCTTTCAACTCCACCAGGGACTTTCTCTTCCGAAATCGGGGTTTCGGGGACGCCACCGGGGCGCAGCACAGTTTGTTCGCCTCCGGGAGTTTCGCGGGGCCACATGGACACTCGGATGCAGCGGGGCACCTGCTCTTCCCGGGGCTCCACGAGCAGGCGGCGAGCCATGCGTCCTCCAACGTGGTCAACAGCCAGATGCGGCTGGGCTTCTCGGGGGACATGTACGGGCGGGCCGACCAGTACGGCCACGTTACAAGCCCGCGGTCCGACCACTACGCTTCGACCCAGCTGCACGGCTACGGCCCCATGAACATGAATATGGCCGCGCACCACGGAGCCGGGGCCTTCTTTCGATACATGAGGCAGCCGATCAAACAAGAGCTCATCTGCAAGTGGATCGAGCCGGAGCAGCTGACGAACCCCAAAAAGTCGTGCAACAAAACTTTCAGCACGATGCACGAGCTCGTGACCCATCTGACGGTGGAGCATGTGGGGGGACCGGAGCAGACCAACCACATCTGCTTCTGGGAGGAATGCGCCCGGGAAGGAAAGCCGTTCAAAGCCAAATACAAACTTGTAAATCATATCAGAGTACACACCGGAGAAAAGCCCTTCCCGTGTCCGTTCCCCGGTTGTGGCAAAGTCTTTGCTCGATCGGAAAATCTAAAAATTCACAAAAGGACTCATACCG gtgAGAAGCCCTTTAAGTGTGAGTTTGAAGGCTGCGACAGGCGATTTGCAAACAGCAGTGACCGCAAGAAACACATGCACGTCCACACGTCTGACAAGCCCTATCTGTGCAAAATGTGCGACAAGTCATACACACACCCCAGCTCCCTCCGAAAGCACATGAAG GTCCATGAATCCACCAATCCAGCACCGCAACCATCTCCAGCGGCCAGTTCAGGGTACGAGTCGTCCACACCTCCCACTATAGTATCACCGTCCACAGAGAACCAGAGCACCAGCTCCATAtcaccagcagcttcagcagTTCACCACACAACCAGCCACAGCACGCTGTCGTCAAATTTCAATGAATGGTACGTGTAA